In Malus sylvestris chromosome 16, drMalSylv7.2, whole genome shotgun sequence, the following are encoded in one genomic region:
- the LOC126609053 gene encoding uncharacterized protein LOC126609053 isoform X1 yields MDDDVVKRVFQEGGRDYFQQQPSTSSSSILQSLPLHVSFDHGYYLLVKSIQELREKKEGLVTVGIGGPSGSGKTSLAEKVASVIGCTVVSMENYRDGFDEGNDLGSIDFDMLVRNLEDLTKGEDTLIPVFDYQQKKRVGSKTIKSASSGVVIVDGTYALHAKLRSLLDIRVAVVGGVHFSLLSKVRYDIGDSCSLDYLIDSIFPLFRKHIEPDLHHAQIRINNSFVSSFREAIYKLKCRSEAAEGHLAYAFQGSEAQIDNFIEMYLRPPSASEEARINDWIKVRQSGIRYYLSLGDQRIVDKNFIIRPKAEFEQVGRMTLGGLLALGYAVVVSYKRASKSVDNGNVSLSLETIDTLGETFMVLRGTDRKTVGTEALKMGITEPWITKSYLEMILESKGVPRLNTPPLLSNTSMTSNQDKTIVAPRPIRVPPNLVTRLEDLSQPWTRSPTKSKMEPILATWHFISSDPSQAESSTIDPSSFRDTMQLAPMPDSYDLDRGLLLAVQAIQALLENKGFPVIVGIGGPSGSGKTSLAHKMANIVGCEVVSLESYYKSEQVKDFKYDDFSSLDLSLLSKNIDDIRNGQRTKVPVFDLETGARSCFKELEVSEDCGVIIFEGVYALHPNIRKSLDLWIAVVGGVHSHLISRVQRDKSRVGCFMSQNEIMMTVFPMFQQFIEPHLVHAHLKIRNDFDPVLSPESSLFVLKSNKQVAYQDILKILDPAKFCSSVQNFIDIYLKLPGLPTNGQLTEGDCIRVRICEGRFALLIREPIREGNFIIQPKVDFDISISTVAGLLNLGYQAVAYIEASAFIYQDTKILVEVDHLQDSPNPYVQIKGVDKDAVADSGSMLKLDGSYTTKSYLQIVLERLPALGRGSGGIHAQQAARLQELVEFIQSQGSSSASESSPIREVSPVEGVIEDMQSRIRRLERWHTINTVLWTFLMSALVGYSLYQRKPSEIDLRLLLRVQINSRIYESEQ; encoded by the exons ATGGACGACGACGTCGTCAAGCGAGTCTTCCAAGAAGGAGGCCGCGACTATTTCCAGCAGCAACCCTccacttcctcctcctcaattcTCCAATCGCTTCCTCTCCATGTG TCTTTCGATCACGGATATTATTTGCTAGTAAAGTCTATCCAAGAacttagagagaaaaaagagggTCTTGTAACAGTTGGCATTGGTGGTCCAAGTGGTTCTGGTAAAACAAG CTTAGCAGAAAAGGTGGCATCTGTTATTGGTTGCACTGTTGTATCAATGGAGAACTATCGTGATGGATTTGATGAAGGGAATGATCTGGGTTCAATAGATTTTGATATGCTTGTCAGAAATCTCGAG GATTTGACAAAGGGCGAGGATACATTGATTCCAGTATTTGACTATCAACAAAAGAAACGTGTTGGTTCAAAAACAATAAAGAGTGCTTCATCTGGGGTG GTAATAGTTGATGGTACCTATGCTTTGCATGCAAAGCTTCGCTCTTTGCTAGATATTCGAGTTGCAGTG GTTGGTGGTGTTCATTTTAGCCTTCTGTCCAAAGTTCGATATGATATCGGAGATTCTTGTTCACTGGATTACCTTATTGACAGCATTTTCCCATTGTTCAGGAAGCACATTGAACCAGACCTTCATCATGCACAG ATTAGGATTAACAACAGCTTTGTCTCATCATTTAGGGAGGCAATCTACAAGCTGAAATGCCGGAGTGAG GCAGCAGAGGGGCATCTTGCTTATGCTTTTCAAGGAAGTGAAGCTCAAATAGATAA tTTTATTGAGATGTATCTTAGGCCTCCTTCGGCAAGTGAAGAAGCGCGGATAAATGATTGGATCAAGGTGCGTCAATCGGGTATAAGATATTATCTGTCACTGGGGGACCAGAGGATTGTTGACAAAAATTTCATTATCAGGCCAAAAGCTGAGTTTGAG CAGGTTGGAAGGATGACTCTGGGCGGGTTACTGGCTTTGGGATATGCTGTGGTTGTTAGTTACAAACGAGCATCAAAATCAGTCGATAATGGCAATGTTTCCTTGTCACTTGAAACCATTGATACCCTTGGTGAGACATTCATGGTGCTGAGGGGCACAGATAGAAAA ACAGTTGGAACTGAAGCATTGAAGATGGGTATCACTGAGCCTTGGATCACTAAATCATATCTTGAAATGATTCTTGAGAGCAAAG GTGTACCTCGCCTTAATACACCACCCCTTTTGTCAAATACATCTATGACCAGTAATCAGGACAAAACGATTGTTGCACCAAGACCAATTCGTGTTCCTCCAAACCTTGTTACTCGGCTTGAGGATCTATCTCAGCCATGGACTAGATCTCCAACAAAATCTAAGATGGAGCCTATATTAGCGACATGGCATTTCATCTCATCTGATCCTTCCCAAGCTGAAAGCTCAACCATAG ATCCTTCCTCTTTCAGGGATACCATGCAACTTGCTCCAATGCCTGATTCGTATGACTTGGATCGAGGATTGCTTCTTGCTGTGCAAGCAATACAG GCATTGTTGGAGAATAAAGGGTTTCCAGTTATAGTTGGAATTG GAGGTCCAAGTGGTTCTGGGAAAACTAGTTTGGCTCATAAAATGGCAAACATAGTAGGATGTGAAGTTGTTTCGCTTGAAAGCTATTATAAATCTGAACAAGTTAAGGATTTCAAGTATGATGACTTCAGCTCGCTCGATCTGTCTTTGCTTTCAAAA AACATTGATGACATAAGGAATGGTCAAAGGACAAAAGTACCCGTATTTGATTTGGAAACTGGTGCTCGGAGTTGCTTTAAGGAACTTGAAGTTTCTGAAGACTGTGGAGTG ATTATTTTTGAAGGAGTTTATGCTTTGCATCCAAATATCCGAAAATCACTTGACTTGTGGATTGCTGTT GTTGGAGGTGTTCATTCACACCTCATTTCTAGAGTTCAAAGGGATAAAAGTAGAGTGGGGTGTTTTATGTCCCAGAATGAGATCATGATGACGGTGTTTCCAATGTTCCAGCAGTTCATTGAACCCCAtcttgttcatgcacac CTCAAAATTCGAAATGACTTTGATCCAGTGCTTTCCCCTGAGAGCTCATTATTTGTATTGAAGAGTAACAAGCAA GTGGCATATCaagatattttaaaaatactggATCCTGCGAAGTTCTGCAGCTCTGTGCAGAATTTCATTGATATATACTTGAAGCTTCCTGGACTTCCTACTAATGGTCAGTTAACAGAGGGTGACTGCATTAGGGTCAGAATATGTGAGGGCAGATTTGCATTGCTGATACGGGAG CCTATCAGAGAAGGAAACTTCATCATCCAACCGAAAGTGGATTTCGATATTAGCATTAGTACAGTTGCTGGGCTTCTTAACCTTGG GTATCAAGCTGTAGCTTATATTGAAGCATCTGCGTTCATCTACCAAGACACAAAG ATTTTAGTTGAGGTCGATCATCTACAAGATTCCCCAAACCCTTACGTGCAAATCAAGGGGGTTGATAAAGATGCTGTAGCAGATTCAGGATCAATGCTTAAACTGGATGGTTCATATACTACAAAG AGCTATCTTCAAATAGTTCTGGAAAGATTGCCAGCGTTGGGAAGAGGCTCGGGTGGAATTCACGCTCAGCAAGCCGCAAGGTTGCAGGAACTTGTTGAATTTATTCAATCTCAG GGTAGCAGTTCAGCTTCTGAATCGTCGCCGATCAGGGAAGTTTCTCCGGTTGAAGGAGTTATCGAAGACATGCAGTCAAGGATTAGAAGACTTGAGCGGTGGCATACAATCAATACG GTACTCTGGACATTTTTAATGTCTGCGCTCGTTGGTTATTCGCTCTACCAAAGGAAGC CCTCAGAGATCGACCTTCGTCTCCTTTTGCGGGTTCAAATCAACAGCAGAATATACGAGTCTGAACAGTAA
- the LOC126609053 gene encoding uncharacterized protein LOC126609053 isoform X2 produces MDDDVVKRVFQEGGRDYFQQQPSTSSSSILQSLPLHVSFDHGYYLLVKSIQELREKKEGLVTVGIGGPSGSGKTSLAEKVASVIGCTVVSMENYRDGFDEGNDLGSIDFDMLVRNLEDLTKGEDTLIPVFDYQQKKRVGSKTIKSASSGVVIVDGTYALHAKLRSLLDIRVAVVGGVHFSLLSKVRYDIGDSCSLDYLIDSIFPLFRKHIEPDLHHAQIRINNSFVSSFREAIYKLKCRSEAAEGHLAYAFQGSEAQIDNFIEMYLRPPSASEEARINDWIKVRQSGIRYYLSLGDQRIVDKNFIIRPKAEFEVGRMTLGGLLALGYAVVVSYKRASKSVDNGNVSLSLETIDTLGETFMVLRGTDRKTVGTEALKMGITEPWITKSYLEMILESKGVPRLNTPPLLSNTSMTSNQDKTIVAPRPIRVPPNLVTRLEDLSQPWTRSPTKSKMEPILATWHFISSDPSQAESSTIDPSSFRDTMQLAPMPDSYDLDRGLLLAVQAIQALLENKGFPVIVGIGGPSGSGKTSLAHKMANIVGCEVVSLESYYKSEQVKDFKYDDFSSLDLSLLSKNIDDIRNGQRTKVPVFDLETGARSCFKELEVSEDCGVIIFEGVYALHPNIRKSLDLWIAVVGGVHSHLISRVQRDKSRVGCFMSQNEIMMTVFPMFQQFIEPHLVHAHLKIRNDFDPVLSPESSLFVLKSNKQVAYQDILKILDPAKFCSSVQNFIDIYLKLPGLPTNGQLTEGDCIRVRICEGRFALLIREPIREGNFIIQPKVDFDISISTVAGLLNLGYQAVAYIEASAFIYQDTKILVEVDHLQDSPNPYVQIKGVDKDAVADSGSMLKLDGSYTTKSYLQIVLERLPALGRGSGGIHAQQAARLQELVEFIQSQGSSSASESSPIREVSPVEGVIEDMQSRIRRLERWHTINTVLWTFLMSALVGYSLYQRKPSEIDLRLLLRVQINSRIYESEQ; encoded by the exons ATGGACGACGACGTCGTCAAGCGAGTCTTCCAAGAAGGAGGCCGCGACTATTTCCAGCAGCAACCCTccacttcctcctcctcaattcTCCAATCGCTTCCTCTCCATGTG TCTTTCGATCACGGATATTATTTGCTAGTAAAGTCTATCCAAGAacttagagagaaaaaagagggTCTTGTAACAGTTGGCATTGGTGGTCCAAGTGGTTCTGGTAAAACAAG CTTAGCAGAAAAGGTGGCATCTGTTATTGGTTGCACTGTTGTATCAATGGAGAACTATCGTGATGGATTTGATGAAGGGAATGATCTGGGTTCAATAGATTTTGATATGCTTGTCAGAAATCTCGAG GATTTGACAAAGGGCGAGGATACATTGATTCCAGTATTTGACTATCAACAAAAGAAACGTGTTGGTTCAAAAACAATAAAGAGTGCTTCATCTGGGGTG GTAATAGTTGATGGTACCTATGCTTTGCATGCAAAGCTTCGCTCTTTGCTAGATATTCGAGTTGCAGTG GTTGGTGGTGTTCATTTTAGCCTTCTGTCCAAAGTTCGATATGATATCGGAGATTCTTGTTCACTGGATTACCTTATTGACAGCATTTTCCCATTGTTCAGGAAGCACATTGAACCAGACCTTCATCATGCACAG ATTAGGATTAACAACAGCTTTGTCTCATCATTTAGGGAGGCAATCTACAAGCTGAAATGCCGGAGTGAG GCAGCAGAGGGGCATCTTGCTTATGCTTTTCAAGGAAGTGAAGCTCAAATAGATAA tTTTATTGAGATGTATCTTAGGCCTCCTTCGGCAAGTGAAGAAGCGCGGATAAATGATTGGATCAAGGTGCGTCAATCGGGTATAAGATATTATCTGTCACTGGGGGACCAGAGGATTGTTGACAAAAATTTCATTATCAGGCCAAAAGCTGAGTTTGAG GTTGGAAGGATGACTCTGGGCGGGTTACTGGCTTTGGGATATGCTGTGGTTGTTAGTTACAAACGAGCATCAAAATCAGTCGATAATGGCAATGTTTCCTTGTCACTTGAAACCATTGATACCCTTGGTGAGACATTCATGGTGCTGAGGGGCACAGATAGAAAA ACAGTTGGAACTGAAGCATTGAAGATGGGTATCACTGAGCCTTGGATCACTAAATCATATCTTGAAATGATTCTTGAGAGCAAAG GTGTACCTCGCCTTAATACACCACCCCTTTTGTCAAATACATCTATGACCAGTAATCAGGACAAAACGATTGTTGCACCAAGACCAATTCGTGTTCCTCCAAACCTTGTTACTCGGCTTGAGGATCTATCTCAGCCATGGACTAGATCTCCAACAAAATCTAAGATGGAGCCTATATTAGCGACATGGCATTTCATCTCATCTGATCCTTCCCAAGCTGAAAGCTCAACCATAG ATCCTTCCTCTTTCAGGGATACCATGCAACTTGCTCCAATGCCTGATTCGTATGACTTGGATCGAGGATTGCTTCTTGCTGTGCAAGCAATACAG GCATTGTTGGAGAATAAAGGGTTTCCAGTTATAGTTGGAATTG GAGGTCCAAGTGGTTCTGGGAAAACTAGTTTGGCTCATAAAATGGCAAACATAGTAGGATGTGAAGTTGTTTCGCTTGAAAGCTATTATAAATCTGAACAAGTTAAGGATTTCAAGTATGATGACTTCAGCTCGCTCGATCTGTCTTTGCTTTCAAAA AACATTGATGACATAAGGAATGGTCAAAGGACAAAAGTACCCGTATTTGATTTGGAAACTGGTGCTCGGAGTTGCTTTAAGGAACTTGAAGTTTCTGAAGACTGTGGAGTG ATTATTTTTGAAGGAGTTTATGCTTTGCATCCAAATATCCGAAAATCACTTGACTTGTGGATTGCTGTT GTTGGAGGTGTTCATTCACACCTCATTTCTAGAGTTCAAAGGGATAAAAGTAGAGTGGGGTGTTTTATGTCCCAGAATGAGATCATGATGACGGTGTTTCCAATGTTCCAGCAGTTCATTGAACCCCAtcttgttcatgcacac CTCAAAATTCGAAATGACTTTGATCCAGTGCTTTCCCCTGAGAGCTCATTATTTGTATTGAAGAGTAACAAGCAA GTGGCATATCaagatattttaaaaatactggATCCTGCGAAGTTCTGCAGCTCTGTGCAGAATTTCATTGATATATACTTGAAGCTTCCTGGACTTCCTACTAATGGTCAGTTAACAGAGGGTGACTGCATTAGGGTCAGAATATGTGAGGGCAGATTTGCATTGCTGATACGGGAG CCTATCAGAGAAGGAAACTTCATCATCCAACCGAAAGTGGATTTCGATATTAGCATTAGTACAGTTGCTGGGCTTCTTAACCTTGG GTATCAAGCTGTAGCTTATATTGAAGCATCTGCGTTCATCTACCAAGACACAAAG ATTTTAGTTGAGGTCGATCATCTACAAGATTCCCCAAACCCTTACGTGCAAATCAAGGGGGTTGATAAAGATGCTGTAGCAGATTCAGGATCAATGCTTAAACTGGATGGTTCATATACTACAAAG AGCTATCTTCAAATAGTTCTGGAAAGATTGCCAGCGTTGGGAAGAGGCTCGGGTGGAATTCACGCTCAGCAAGCCGCAAGGTTGCAGGAACTTGTTGAATTTATTCAATCTCAG GGTAGCAGTTCAGCTTCTGAATCGTCGCCGATCAGGGAAGTTTCTCCGGTTGAAGGAGTTATCGAAGACATGCAGTCAAGGATTAGAAGACTTGAGCGGTGGCATACAATCAATACG GTACTCTGGACATTTTTAATGTCTGCGCTCGTTGGTTATTCGCTCTACCAAAGGAAGC CCTCAGAGATCGACCTTCGTCTCCTTTTGCGGGTTCAAATCAACAGCAGAATATACGAGTCTGAACAGTAA
- the LOC126609053 gene encoding uncharacterized protein LOC126609053 isoform X4, whose translation MENYRDGFDEGNDLGSIDFDMLVRNLEDLTKGEDTLIPVFDYQQKKRVGSKTIKSASSGVVIVDGTYALHAKLRSLLDIRVAVVGGVHFSLLSKVRYDIGDSCSLDYLIDSIFPLFRKHIEPDLHHAQIRINNSFVSSFREAIYKLKCRSEAAEGHLAYAFQGSEAQIDNFIEMYLRPPSASEEARINDWIKVRQSGIRYYLSLGDQRIVDKNFIIRPKAEFEQVGRMTLGGLLALGYAVVVSYKRASKSVDNGNVSLSLETIDTLGETFMVLRGTDRKTVGTEALKMGITEPWITKSYLEMILESKGVPRLNTPPLLSNTSMTSNQDKTIVAPRPIRVPPNLVTRLEDLSQPWTRSPTKSKMEPILATWHFISSDPSQAESSTIDPSSFRDTMQLAPMPDSYDLDRGLLLAVQAIQALLENKGFPVIVGIGGPSGSGKTSLAHKMANIVGCEVVSLESYYKSEQVKDFKYDDFSSLDLSLLSKNIDDIRNGQRTKVPVFDLETGARSCFKELEVSEDCGVIIFEGVYALHPNIRKSLDLWIAVVGGVHSHLISRVQRDKSRVGCFMSQNEIMMTVFPMFQQFIEPHLVHAHLKIRNDFDPVLSPESSLFVLKSNKQVAYQDILKILDPAKFCSSVQNFIDIYLKLPGLPTNGQLTEGDCIRVRICEGRFALLIREPIREGNFIIQPKVDFDISISTVAGLLNLGYQAVAYIEASAFIYQDTKILVEVDHLQDSPNPYVQIKGVDKDAVADSGSMLKLDGSYTTKSYLQIVLERLPALGRGSGGIHAQQAARLQELVEFIQSQGSSSASESSPIREVSPVEGVIEDMQSRIRRLERWHTINTVLWTFLMSALVGYSLYQRKPSEIDLRLLLRVQINSRIYESEQ comes from the exons ATGGAGAACTATCGTGATGGATTTGATGAAGGGAATGATCTGGGTTCAATAGATTTTGATATGCTTGTCAGAAATCTCGAG GATTTGACAAAGGGCGAGGATACATTGATTCCAGTATTTGACTATCAACAAAAGAAACGTGTTGGTTCAAAAACAATAAAGAGTGCTTCATCTGGGGTG GTAATAGTTGATGGTACCTATGCTTTGCATGCAAAGCTTCGCTCTTTGCTAGATATTCGAGTTGCAGTG GTTGGTGGTGTTCATTTTAGCCTTCTGTCCAAAGTTCGATATGATATCGGAGATTCTTGTTCACTGGATTACCTTATTGACAGCATTTTCCCATTGTTCAGGAAGCACATTGAACCAGACCTTCATCATGCACAG ATTAGGATTAACAACAGCTTTGTCTCATCATTTAGGGAGGCAATCTACAAGCTGAAATGCCGGAGTGAG GCAGCAGAGGGGCATCTTGCTTATGCTTTTCAAGGAAGTGAAGCTCAAATAGATAA tTTTATTGAGATGTATCTTAGGCCTCCTTCGGCAAGTGAAGAAGCGCGGATAAATGATTGGATCAAGGTGCGTCAATCGGGTATAAGATATTATCTGTCACTGGGGGACCAGAGGATTGTTGACAAAAATTTCATTATCAGGCCAAAAGCTGAGTTTGAG CAGGTTGGAAGGATGACTCTGGGCGGGTTACTGGCTTTGGGATATGCTGTGGTTGTTAGTTACAAACGAGCATCAAAATCAGTCGATAATGGCAATGTTTCCTTGTCACTTGAAACCATTGATACCCTTGGTGAGACATTCATGGTGCTGAGGGGCACAGATAGAAAA ACAGTTGGAACTGAAGCATTGAAGATGGGTATCACTGAGCCTTGGATCACTAAATCATATCTTGAAATGATTCTTGAGAGCAAAG GTGTACCTCGCCTTAATACACCACCCCTTTTGTCAAATACATCTATGACCAGTAATCAGGACAAAACGATTGTTGCACCAAGACCAATTCGTGTTCCTCCAAACCTTGTTACTCGGCTTGAGGATCTATCTCAGCCATGGACTAGATCTCCAACAAAATCTAAGATGGAGCCTATATTAGCGACATGGCATTTCATCTCATCTGATCCTTCCCAAGCTGAAAGCTCAACCATAG ATCCTTCCTCTTTCAGGGATACCATGCAACTTGCTCCAATGCCTGATTCGTATGACTTGGATCGAGGATTGCTTCTTGCTGTGCAAGCAATACAG GCATTGTTGGAGAATAAAGGGTTTCCAGTTATAGTTGGAATTG GAGGTCCAAGTGGTTCTGGGAAAACTAGTTTGGCTCATAAAATGGCAAACATAGTAGGATGTGAAGTTGTTTCGCTTGAAAGCTATTATAAATCTGAACAAGTTAAGGATTTCAAGTATGATGACTTCAGCTCGCTCGATCTGTCTTTGCTTTCAAAA AACATTGATGACATAAGGAATGGTCAAAGGACAAAAGTACCCGTATTTGATTTGGAAACTGGTGCTCGGAGTTGCTTTAAGGAACTTGAAGTTTCTGAAGACTGTGGAGTG ATTATTTTTGAAGGAGTTTATGCTTTGCATCCAAATATCCGAAAATCACTTGACTTGTGGATTGCTGTT GTTGGAGGTGTTCATTCACACCTCATTTCTAGAGTTCAAAGGGATAAAAGTAGAGTGGGGTGTTTTATGTCCCAGAATGAGATCATGATGACGGTGTTTCCAATGTTCCAGCAGTTCATTGAACCCCAtcttgttcatgcacac CTCAAAATTCGAAATGACTTTGATCCAGTGCTTTCCCCTGAGAGCTCATTATTTGTATTGAAGAGTAACAAGCAA GTGGCATATCaagatattttaaaaatactggATCCTGCGAAGTTCTGCAGCTCTGTGCAGAATTTCATTGATATATACTTGAAGCTTCCTGGACTTCCTACTAATGGTCAGTTAACAGAGGGTGACTGCATTAGGGTCAGAATATGTGAGGGCAGATTTGCATTGCTGATACGGGAG CCTATCAGAGAAGGAAACTTCATCATCCAACCGAAAGTGGATTTCGATATTAGCATTAGTACAGTTGCTGGGCTTCTTAACCTTGG GTATCAAGCTGTAGCTTATATTGAAGCATCTGCGTTCATCTACCAAGACACAAAG ATTTTAGTTGAGGTCGATCATCTACAAGATTCCCCAAACCCTTACGTGCAAATCAAGGGGGTTGATAAAGATGCTGTAGCAGATTCAGGATCAATGCTTAAACTGGATGGTTCATATACTACAAAG AGCTATCTTCAAATAGTTCTGGAAAGATTGCCAGCGTTGGGAAGAGGCTCGGGTGGAATTCACGCTCAGCAAGCCGCAAGGTTGCAGGAACTTGTTGAATTTATTCAATCTCAG GGTAGCAGTTCAGCTTCTGAATCGTCGCCGATCAGGGAAGTTTCTCCGGTTGAAGGAGTTATCGAAGACATGCAGTCAAGGATTAGAAGACTTGAGCGGTGGCATACAATCAATACG GTACTCTGGACATTTTTAATGTCTGCGCTCGTTGGTTATTCGCTCTACCAAAGGAAGC CCTCAGAGATCGACCTTCGTCTCCTTTTGCGGGTTCAAATCAACAGCAGAATATACGAGTCTGAACAGTAA